The Candidatus Cloacimonadaceae bacterium genome contains the following window.
TATAAACATGAATCCCAGAAAATCCAGGCGCTGAAGCTGATAATATATATTTTTTCCGCAAAGCCCTGATTTTGGACACTAATTGGCTATTTTCCGAAACTCAAATACTATTTTTCAATGAGTTACGATTCCAAAATGACTTAAAACACATTTTTCATGCGAAACTTGGGCTATCATGCTGTATAACAGTTAGTTATGTACCTCACACCCCTCTCTTCCCCATTAGCATTACGGAGTCAATACGGACTTAGTCCGTATTGAGTCCGTATTGATTCCGTAATGCAAAGGGGGAAGGGTTTTTAGGGGAAAATGCAGCGCAGGATGCCGATCCTGCGAAGTGAACGGGTGAACAGGTGAACCCGTCATTCCAGCGAAGGCTGGAACTGGAATCCAGTCTTTGACTTAAAACTCCGCCCGTAAAGGATTTAATGCTTTTACCAGATGTCAACGGCGGAGTTTTGGGTCAAAGCGAAGTCTCAGCTAAATTGAGGCGTGAAATTAATCGGGTGAATGGGTGAGTGTGTGTGTTGGCGGGATTCTTTGTAGGGTTTTTGATATGATTTCAAAAGATCATTATGATCATATTGATCCGCGTCATCCGCGTTCTATTCTTTTTTTATCCCATTGATGCTCCTCTGCCGGAATCTATTGAGACTGTTCAAGGATACCCTTTCATTGGAAATGCAGGACAACGACAGAGATTGCATAGTGAGATGCTTAATCATCTTTATATTGTCGATTGTAAACAATCATGTTTTGGGGTGGGGAACTCGGCTTCCCAATGGGGTGGGGAATTCCGATTCCCCACAGCCACAAGATATCTACCGCGGACTGAGTTCGCTACCATCCCTCGCGGTTTTATCCATCTCATCGTGCTGCGCACGATAGCCGAATCGGAATTCGGCTTCCCAATAAGGAGGGGAACCCTGCTTCCCTGATTATTCCTCACCCCATCAAATACCCTGGATTAAAAAAACTATCCCGCCACTTGTCCATATCCTCGACCAATCCTGCAGAGAAAGGATTGGAGAGTATATAGTTTACCACATTCTCGTAATTGCTCATATTCCGGATAATCCTGTCAAAATAGAAATCATCCCAAATCTGCCCTTTCTTACCCAATGCGATGTTTATATGATTGGCAGTATAGCGTTTCAGCGATTGGACAATATTGCTTACATAGTAGTATTTACCAGCCTCATCTGTCAAAGCTTTTATTAATATATGAACATGGTTGGACATTACACAATAGGCGTGAAGCTCATATTTCTTGCCATCCAGATGATGAAATGCCTCAGTAACTATCTTGGCAAGTACAGGTTCATTCAAAGAAAATCCCGGATTTTGAAACTTGGCAAGTGCAAGATCATACTCCTGAAATCGCTGGAACAAATAAGCATTGCGGTTTTTTTGGGATTCAAGGTCTTGCATATTATTATCTGTTATAGTTTCTGCCTTCAGCTCCTCAAAAAGAGCAATGAGGTGTTTTGGCAAGGTGAATGCCAGACGCCAGGTTAGAAAGATGATGGAATCACTAAACTGGTAGTGAGGTCCATGGCTCCAGTGCTGATCGATTAGTTCTGCCATTGTTCCCTTTGGGGTGGGGAATTCCGATTCCCCACAACCACAAGATATCTACCGCGGAATAAGTTCGCTACCATCCCTCGCGGTTTTATCCATCTCATCGTGCTGCGCACGATAGCCGAATCGGAATTCGGCTTCCCAATGGGGTGGGGAAGAATCCCCCTGCACCCCCACGTGGTAATCTTTTCATAGCTTTGTCCCTTCGCAGTAGAGCAGGATGCCAGGGTAGCGCATGATGCCGATCCTGCGGAAACCGATACCGGTAAATTTTCTCCCTCCGCAGCATCGGCATGCTGCGCCACAGAAAGCCTGCAAAAGGCAAAAATCAAGGGGAAACCCTGCAGACGCGGAAACCGATGTGGATGTAGCTGCCGTCCGGGCCGTCGTAGTTCCGACTCGCAACCCGGCAGTAGTTGGCATAGTCGTACCAGCTACCGCCCCGAGACACACGATAGGACCCGCTCACAGGTCCAGTTGGATTGGACTGGGAACTCGAACTGTAGCTGCCATACCAGTCCCAACACCATTCCCACACATTACCACTCATGTCGTATATTCCCAAAGCATTGGGAGCTTTGGTGCCAACGGGTTTGCCGCCATAGGGTAAATTGTTGCCATTATACCAAGCCACGGCATTGATATCATCCGAGCCACTATACAGATAATCGGGGTTGTTGGTTGCGCCCCTGGCAGCATACTCCCACTCCGCTTCAGTGGGCAAGCGGTAGCCATTGACGTTCCAATTGCATATTGCCGCATCCCAGGTAGCATTGTCATAACTGGGAATCGCTCCCCAGTTTGCCGGATTGGTGGAACCGCTGATTGTGTAAACCGGCGTCAGCCCCTCAGCCATACTTCGTAGATTGCAATATCTCAGGATAGCATACCAAGATACATAATTCCCAGGATAGTTATCCCCCACACCATATCCTGAAGCTGGAGTGGGACCCGTGATAGCGAAATATTCTGCTTGCGTGACCTCATACTTGCCAATGTAAAAGGAGCTCAGAGTCACGCTATGGGTAGGCAACTCGTCAGACTCGCCGCTTCCGGTGGTTCTGCCCATCGTGAAGGTGCCGCCAGGGACATAGATCATCTGACCGGATGTGACACCAATCGTGTAAGTTGCACTCGCGATTGGGCTATTCTTCCAGCCTTCTTTATATGCCTGCGCTTTTATAGTTGTTGTTTCTGTTATATGAATCGGGGTTGAGTAAATTGGTGAATTTGATGCTGGGGTACTTCCATCAGTTGTATATACTATCGTTGCTCCAATAGTAGAGGATATAACCACATCCGCCGCAGGATAGTAGTAGATTCCTCCCGCCGGACTGAAAGTAGGTGTGGCAACTACCTCCGGAGCGGTAGGTTTACTGCATGAGCTTATAAATGCGAGCAGTAGTAATAAGGCTAATGACAACAAATAGCTTTTCATGCTATCCTCCTTGAATTAATTGGTTTAGTCTCAAATGTTAAGTCCCAAATGTTGGTGTAAATTCCAACTCATTGTTTTTCATGTTCTTTGAAGACTTGTTGGCAGGTCTTCGCATCACACAATATATACTTTGTGGTTGTTGTAGCGATAACAATCAACCAATTACACGATAAATCCACCGCTGATTTTCCGTCAAGAGCTTTCTTACCATAAATATATCTACCTTGTTGGAGACTGTTCAATCGTAAAACGATAGGTCTCACGTCCTCGCAGCATCGGCATGCTGCGCTGCTACAACAGCATTGCATGTAGCACTTGCGTTATCTTATTCTATGACTTTCACTTCGACGCGACGGTTGAGCGCGCGCTCCGCGATTGTGCTATTTTTATTGAGCGGTTTGGAAAGTCCAAAGCCTTCGGAGCGAAGGCGATCTTTTTCAATACCTTTTTCGATCAGATAATCCACGACCGCTTTGGCGCGGCGCTTGGAAAGATCGAGGTTATACTTGGCTTTGCCGATATTGCAGGTGTGCCCTGAGATTTCCACTTTGATCTCGGGATTGTTCAAGAGGGTGACCACGATCTCATTTATAAAGGGCAGTGAGGATTCCTTGATTACTGCTTTGTCAAAGGCAAACTGGATGTTGTGGAAGATGATTGGAGGTCTTTCCACTTCAAGCTTTTTCAGGGAGATATCGAGTTTGAACGGCTGTCCTGTCTTGGGTGGGCTAAAGTCTTGCGTGTAGTTGAAATAGCCGTCCTCGTTGATGATGAGAGTATAGTTTTCGGCATAGGGAAGTTTGATCTCAAAATTGCCTTCCTTATCGGACACGACAATATCCTTGTGGGTTTGTCCGTCCACGATGCCGGTGATTTCCAGCTCCACGCTGAGTGGGTTGCCATCGTCGTCGGTCACTTTGCCCCAAATAGCGAATGGCGGAGGGACGAGAGGCTTTTCGATTGCTCCCGTGATCTTATCGGGAGTGACAAGGCTGATGGCAGGAACTGGTTCGTCGATCATGGGAATTGAGATCCTGCTGCCGGTGCCGTCATCGATCACATAGCTGGAAGGAATCGTGTTTTTG
Protein-coding sequences here:
- a CDS encoding transposase produces the protein MAELIDQHWSHGPHYQFSDSIIFLTWRLAFTLPKHLIALFEELKAETITDNNMQDLESQKNRNAYLFQRFQEYDLALAKFQNPGFSLNEPVLAKIVTEAFHHLDGKKYELHAYCVMSNHVHILIKALTDEAGKYYYVSNIVQSLKRYTANHINIALGKKGQIWDDFYFDRIIRNMSNYENVVNYILSNPFSAGLVEDMDKWRDSFFNPGYLMG
- a CDS encoding SUMF1/EgtB/PvdO family nonheme iron enzyme, encoding MKSYLLSLALLLLLAFISSCSKPTAPEVVATPTFSPAGGIYYYPAADVVISSTIGATIVYTTDGSTPASNSPIYSTPIHITETTTIKAQAYKEGWKNSPIASATYTIGVTSGQMIYVPGGTFTMGRTTGSGESDELPTHSVTLSSFYIGKYEVTQAEYFAITGPTPASGYGVGDNYPGNYVSWYAILRYCNLRSMAEGLTPVYTISGSTNPANWGAIPSYDNATWDAAICNWNVNGYRLPTEAEWEYAARGATNNPDYLYSGSDDINAVAWYNGNNLPYGGKPVGTKAPNALGIYDMSGNVWEWCWDWYGSYSSSSQSNPTGPVSGSYRVSRGGSWYDYANYCRVASRNYDGPDGSYIHIGFRVCRVSP